The Microtus pennsylvanicus isolate mMicPen1 chromosome 5, mMicPen1.hap1, whole genome shotgun sequence DNA segment tgttttgaagaataaagcttgcttgaagatctgAGTACAGATCTACCATTAAGttaaggtggcacacacctttaatcccaggattaaTCCTTGGCAAACAGAGGCAATTGGATCAAGGCCACCCTTGATTGAATTCAcaggagattgaatctgtctaaaagagaaacggATTGTCACAAAATTAATCCCAGCCAGGTCTTTGGattccacacctttaatcccagcactagggatttggagacaggagtgatatggctgggcagagagtggAATCTAAGGCAGGAAgacacaggagctcagtgcagtccgAGGTTTGGAAGAGACAGATGATGTCTGGAGATAGAGTCAGAGGTACAGTCTGAAGACAGGATCGCCTCTTTGGTCTCATCATCAGTAGAGATGAAAGGTCTTTCTAGAAGCTGGCCGCTATGTTTCTCTTATCTCTCACCTTTCACCCCATAATATCTGACTTTGGTTGTTATTAAGAACAGTTAGAATTCGCTCTACATGAAGACCCACAGACTTTTTCCCTCTAAAAGGAGTCCGGAAAGAAAATTTGCTGCTGACATCCTGagcatcaccccccccccccaaccacacacacacagatacggATGGTGGGTGAGGTAGGCAGCACTGCCCTGGTCCTGCTCTTGTGCACAGATGTAAAGCCTACTTAATTGGTCCAGAACCAATTCGGGTTGGTAGTCTACACTGTCATTTGGTGGGACTGACAGCATGAAGGAGACTCTTGTACAGTAGGCCCATTCATCCTTGCTTTATCTGCTGGGGTTTTATGGTTTTGTTAAAAGGAAAACCCAAGCTTAAGACACCTAggaaaatgggctccaaagagatCAGATTCCAGTACTGCTTTGCATAAACCACACCCCAGATTGCCCTAGGCAATCAGAGGCTTGTAGGTGATTGGCTGATCCAGCAGGGATTAGTGGGTGTGGTCAGAGGATTGAAATTTAAAAGCTGAGCCTTTGGGTGCCTTCCTCATTTGGAGTGCTTTTCAGAAGGAAACGCATCCCCTTTGTTCTCTCTGAGAAGGTGTTTGGAAGTGGCATCTGGAGACATGGAGGCAGCCCAGTGGCTCTCAGAAGGTGAATCTCACTGCAAGGCCACTCCAGCTCGGAAGTCCTCGACCAACACTGTTGATCCTGACTCATCTGTTTGTTCTTATCCTTCAGCACTGTCAGCCCTGGCAGCTCCTGCCGCCCCAGACCTGCGTCCAGATGAAGGGCTAGTGGTAGTAGAGCTGGCTGCCAGGGCCAAGCCCAGAATCAGTTGGGAGAGGTTCCACAGCGTGGGTGCGGGTCTCCAGAACACTGGAAACAGTTGCTACCTTAATGCAGCCTTGCAGTGTCTGACCCACACGCCACCTCTTGCCAACTACATGCTCTCCCGGGAGCACTCTCAGAGCTGCGGTCACCAGGGAGGCTGTCCAATGTGTGCCATGGAAGCTCATGTGACCCAGAGTTTCCGCCAGTCCGGGGAGGTCATGCAGCCTTCAAAGAAGCTGACTGACGCCTTCCACAAGCACAAGCAGGAGGATGCCCACGAGTTTCTGATGTTCACCTTGAACGCCATGCACGAATCCTGCCTTCGAGGGAGCGAGCACTCAGGAGCCCCATCTGAGAACAGCACCCCTATCCACGCGATATTTGGAGGCTCATGGAGATCTCAGATCAAGTGTCTCCACTGCCAGGGCACCTCAGATTCCTTTAACCCGTTCCTGGACATATCCCTGGATATCCACGAGGCTCAGAGTGTGAAGCAAGCCTTGGAGGATTTAGTGCAGGCCGAAGTGCTGTGTGGAGAAAATGCCTACCACTGTGACCATTGCCAGGGGAAGACGACAGCTTCGAAGACCCTGATGGTCCAAACTGCCCCGAAGGTTCTCATGCTGGTCTTGAATCGCTTCTCAGGTTTCACGGGCGACAAAGTCGACAGAAAAGTGAGCTACCCTGAGTCCCTTGACCTGCGGCCATACATGACTCAGCCAAATAGAGGACCATCGGTCTATGTACTCTATGCTGTGCTGGTCCATGCCGGTTTGACGTGTCACAGTGGACATTACTTCTGTTATGTCAGAGCTGGCAATGGGAAGTGGTATAAGATGGACGACTCGAAAGTCGCCAGGTGTGATGTGACTTCTGTCCTGAGTGAGCCAGCCTATGTGCTTCTCTATGTTCGGGAGACTGAACTCGAAAAGGACAGTGTCACTGGGCCAGTAGGCACAGTTGGCCAAGACCGACAGAGAAAGCTCAACAGAGGATCTTGTGTGGGGGCTGCAGAGCCACACAGGCCCGTGGAGAGCGCTGCAGCCAAAGAAATTACCTTAGACCAGTGGAAAGCGCTTCTGGAACACAACCGCCCGAAACCCCCACTGAACCTCAGGAAAACCGAGTCCACTCTGCCAGTTGATGCTGTTGTTATTCACCAGCCCAGACACAGAGGGCACTGGGACACAAATGGTCCCGACAAGGAGAATTACCCATGTCACACTTCAGCCAGGTTCTCGCCTGCTCAGAGTGCCATGGGCACTCAGGAAGGAAGATTCAGAACCAAGAAGAACAAGCAAAGGTGGAGGTCTCTGGTTGTTTAATAGTGCTCACTCCAATTGCTGACCCTGGCTCCTGTGGACACACCGTGAACTTGAGGAGTCCCTGGAAACAAGAGACTTGcatctgtgccccccccccccccccccgaaagtgTGAatcatcctccttcctctgtgcccTTGCCTGGCCTTGCTGAGTCTCTAGCAAGACTGGATGTGGAAGTAACTTTCCAGGTTCCAAATATGAATTAAACTCCTGATAGCTTCTGGGTTCCTAGGGGACCTCTCCATTGCCTCTACTAGTACTCAGGGACTCTGAGCAGGGCAGAGGCTAATTTACCACTCACATGCTTGGATGCAGGATTTCTGCTAAGCCTGCAAGGTGCTGGCCAAACTGCCTTCTTTAACTGTTTTTTGTAAAATCTTTCTTTAGGGTTTGCTATGTATCTGACATTGGAAGGACTTTTTTATTCAAGGTACTTTTCGTAGTATCCTATAAAGTCTTTTTTTTGACTCAGCTATATAGAACACACTGGAGgggctattttatttattgtacttGAGCAAACAAATCCTGTTACTTCACACTGTTTGTTAGTCTTTTCCTTTTGGCCTGGATGCAAATCAATACTGAAGAATCTTTGAAGTATTTACTGTGTTCAGGACTAGAAAAACAGGAATCTGGTTTTATTGCCTCAACAGGGGATGAAATCCAGTGTTAAGGTGTCAACAGGATGGGATTAGGTGGGCAACTGAATCACCTGCACTGTAGTTTCATAGCAGGGGCCTCAGggcttcttaaaatgtttttgtcaGTAGTTAGAGAATTTGTTGAGGGTATGAAGGTATAACTGCTATATTAATATGCCTGGTAAAGTGCCTCAAATGTGAGGTCCCTTCCTTACTCAGGAAACAGACTACACATtcagggtcatttttttttccagtgtggaCATTCTAAAAGCAATCAACAGTCTCCTTGGGATTAGACAACATCTTTGATCAAGTGACCTTGACTGCACCACACAAAAGAGACTGAGGTCACTGTATGGTTTCAGCTAGCCTCCTGAAAGTAGCATCCTGTCCAATGTAAACACGGGATTCTCCAGCTCTGAGAACCTCTTGATGGACCAGTGTGAGAAAGCTGGACCTCAGGTGTGATTCCTTTATCAGACTTTCTTAAAATGCATGGTTAGAGACTttaggtggtacacacctttaatccagcagcacttaagtggcagaagcaggaggatctctgtgagttccaggagagcctgggttacagagctagttctaggactgccaaggctacaaagagaaaaaagtaaaaaaaagaaagaaaggaaggaagagataaaCTTAGGATTGTTTTTGTATAAATATGGCATCCTGTTCGGACAACCTGATTCCATATTAGTGGAAAAAGCCATTTTTGTTATAAGGTCagaataatttgtttcttttgctatAAAACTCAGGTTTAGTTCACACGTGCTTCACCCAGTAACACCAGGTGTTCTGCCAAGACTGTTTGTCAAACAGtcaaatttttttctgtaaaattctgCAAATTTCTTATGTTGCAAAATtacacttttatattttttcctaggAGAGGACCTGAAATGTTAACCCTCTCTGTATTTTCAAATCTCATATTGTTGAGTCAGTCCTAGGCAGagttaataaagcttgcttaattGACTTAATTAAGGTGGtaagttttttttctccatagGTCGGATCAACAACTCACTGCTGAAATTCCGGTGTGAGAGTGACAGCATTTCACTTTAGtcatctttctccctctttccctccctccctccctccctccctccctccctccctccctccctccctccctcttttccttcctccttcactgcctccctccctctctccctcctttcctctcttccttcctccctcttttccttcttatcAATTTTTCTATCATACAACACATTCAGGCTGgattttcccctccttcttctttcctggtTACCCTCACATATCTCCTCTTCCCCAGAttcacttctcctccatttcccttcagaaaagaacaggtctcTTAAGGATATCAACCTAACAGGCAtaacaagacacagaaaaaccaagtacaaaccctcatatcaagttTGGACGAGGCAACACAGTAGGGGGAGAAGGGTCCCAAGATCAGGCAAAAGAGTAGAGATAcctcactcccactgttaggagtctcacaaataTCACAAAGCTAAACAGCcatagcatatatgcagaggtAACATATATGCAGCTCATACCCATGCAGGCTTCTCGATTccagcttcagtctctgtgagcccctttgagccttgcttagttgattctgtgggccataaTATCTTCCTCCTACAGtcattccttctgctcttctGCAAAATTCCCTGAGCTCTGTCGAATGTCTGGCTTTGGGTCTCTACATCTTCTCCCATCAGTTGCAGGAGaaaacctctctgatgatgatagACTAGGAATTAGTGTATGAATACAGCAGAAAAATTGAGtagaaatcatttatttatttgtttgtttttatttatttgttaaaatatctattattcatctatctatctatcatctatctatcatgttTCTATCTATCTTGCCAGTTGTGTTTGATTCTACCCAAATTCTTGGGTTATCCAGCCCCTGGCTCTTGGAAATCCATGTAGTGTTGGTCATAGGCTCCTCAAGGCATGAGCCACATGCTAGATCAGTCAttgctttccttttcccaaaAGTTCTGAGACACCATTGCCCTAGTCAGTCTTCCAGGCTGCGGCAGATTGTAATTCAAAGATTTTGTGTCTGGGTTGATGTCATagtcccactgctaggagccttgtCTGGTCATTCAAGTAGGCCAGTCTGGACTCCCTATCCTCCATTACTAGGAAACTGCTGGAGTCACTCCCATGGATGCCAGGGAGATTTCATTGCACTGATTTCTACATCATACCCTAATGCCCCAAATCCAGTTATCTTTCCcggtactctctccctccatccctctcacCCCATGCCTGATCCCTCCAACCTTGATGTccctaaaatgaaaaatgaacaaagaaaacatggtacgTTGATATAATGGAGAGTTAGtcatctgtttaaaaaaatgacatcatgaaatttgcaggaaaatagaataagaaatcatcctgagtgaggtactccagacacagaaagacaaactggtatgtactcacttacaaATCATATTTTCTTGAAAGAGCTTGAGTGTTATTCCTAAAGTGAAAATATCCCAGAGCATTCCAATCACAAGGACTAAGCACCAGGTTTGAAAACGTTTGGGAGGTAGAAAATTGGGAACAGGGACATTGTGGAATAGGTATtagaagataatattttattttcaggttACTCaatttaatttcattggttattttgtgtataattttcacttttaagaaataaaagttttctAGAAATTATACTATGCACTGGTGTTCACACGCCAATAACCATGTGGTTTTTCACACAACCTTTGTTCTGGAGACAATCTAAAACCCACATGTCACTCATTCTACTATCAGGTGTACCTTACTATGGGTTAAATATGTATGAATAAGCCCCCATAGACtgatgtatttgaatgcttggcccacagtgggtggcactattaggatgtgtagccttgttggaggcagtttgtcactgtgggggcaggctttgaggtcttatatgctcaagctctGTATGCCTAGTGTGGTACAcagtcttctgcttcctgtggatcaagacgcaaaactctcagctccctctccagtaccatgtgtACATGAACACCACAGTGTCcctccatgatgacaatgaactcaGCTGCTGAAATTGTAAGTCAGagccaatcaaatgttttcttttataaaagtttctGTGGTCACATACTGATGCCAAACACCTTAAGATCTTATGTCTGTTGACAGACAGAACAAACTGTAGGCCTCTTTTTGGAAATACATGGTATTTGGCttaactgacacacacacattctggtGCATGTACCATGAGGAATGAAGTTCTGGTGACTCAAGCACAGGGTATTCTGAGATAGTCACTGACAGTTACTCtaactctgtctgtctctcactgaaACATATTTGGCCTACAAGCCTAATATATATCTAATagatttttctgagaaacaaTGTATAGTCCTAGCTTCTCTTGGTAAACTTTGATAGtcattttcctttgtgtcctgttGGTCCGGTTTAAACAGTATACTTAGCAATTGAAGTAAGAGTAGTTTCTTTGCCAAAATGTCTAAATTTTGTCGTAAATAAAGTAAACTCCATAGAGTTTCTTTGATACTCATTATCTTCTTTTGAAGTaaatttgtgctgccaggagcagatgtgtcccaCTGTCctaaaagttttaaattattaaacaCATTAAATGCTATGTCCTGGaagtttttgaaatatttgaaaaccatTTGTCTATCTAAATAGGTTTgtttatgaccttgaaaacaaacCTAACATTATtgtaagtttgactattatatatgACTGTATTTCTcaactatatattttaaatgagctgtaaaACAAAGTAGTATCAAAAACAGGAGTATAAACatacagtataataaaaataattttaaatttgtatcaataaatcaaaatctatactaatgtaaaatat contains these protein-coding regions:
- the LOC142851297 gene encoding ubiquitin carboxyl-terminal hydrolase 17-like protein B, giving the protein MEAAQWLSEGESHCKATPARKSSTNTVDPDSSVCSYPSALSALAAPAAPDLRPDEGLVVVELAARAKPRISWERFHSVGAGLQNTGNSCYLNAALQCLTHTPPLANYMLSREHSQSCGHQGGCPMCAMEAHVTQSFRQSGEVMQPSKKLTDAFHKHKQEDAHEFLMFTLNAMHESCLRGSEHSGAPSENSTPIHAIFGGSWRSQIKCLHCQGTSDSFNPFLDISLDIHEAQSVKQALEDLVQAEVLCGENAYHCDHCQGKTTASKTLMVQTAPKVLMLVLNRFSGFTGDKVDRKVSYPESLDLRPYMTQPNRGPSVYVLYAVLVHAGLTCHSGHYFCYVRAGNGKWYKMDDSKVARCDVTSVLSEPAYVLLYVRETELEKDSVTGPVGTVGQDRQRKLNRGSCVGAAEPHRPVESAAAKEITLDQWKALLEHNRPKPPLNLRKTESTLPVDAVVIHQPRHRGHWDTNGPDKENYPCHTSARFSPAQSAMGTQEGRFRTKKNKQRWRSLVV